TTCTTCTTTGGTATCGGCCAGACGCTTGAAACTGTCGCGCAAAGATTTATCAGTGGCGGCACCGAGTGGCGTCAAGTAGGCATCGACTTGTTCGAGCGCACGCTTGCGGTAATCATTGCCGGAATCGACATTGAGTACGTCGAGCTGCTCCTTGAGCAAAGCAATGGTCGGCAACATGCGGTCGCGGTGTAAACCATCGGGATACAGGGTATCGGGCTGGTAATTCGAGGTCATCACGAAGGACACGCCATTCTCGAATAAGGCTCTGAGCAAGTTGTAGAGCAGCATGGCATCGGCGACGTCGGAGACATGAAATTCGTCAAAACAGATCAAGCGGTATTTTTTGGCGATGCGACGCGCGACTTCATCGAGCGGATCGGCAACACCTTTGAGTTCATCGAGCTGTCTATGCACGCTGCGCATGAATTCATGAAAATGCAGGCGAGTTTTGCGCACCACCGGTACGACGGAATAAAAACTATCCATCAGAAACGATTTCCCGCGCCCGACTCCACCCCACATATACACGCCGCGCGGCACTTCCGGTCGCGTGATCAAACGCGTCAGCTTATTCGCGCGCTTACCCTTGTAATGCACCCATTCCAGATAGGCGGTTTGCAAGCGATCGACTGCGCGCTGCTGAGCGGCATCCGCTTGAAAGCCGCGTTGACTGAGGGCGTCTTGGTAAAACTCTTGTACATCCATAGCTGCTGTTCTCAAACGTAATTCGTACAACAAAAAACCAATAAAAAAATGGACGAGTCCACGACCCGTCCATTTTAACCGACATCAACCAGTCCAGCGTGGTCTTAGAAGTTGAGCGAACGCTTATCGACCGCCAAGGCCGCTTCTTTGGTCGCTTCCGACAAAGAAGGGTGGGCATGACAGATGCGTGCGATATCTTCCGACGAAGCACGGAATTCCATCGCCACAACGGCTTCGGCGATCAATTCCGATGCCATAGGGCCAACGATATGGACGCCGAGGATTTCATCGGTCGTCGCATCGGCCAAGAATTTCACCATGCCTGAGGTGTCGCCGAGCGCGCGCGCACGGCCGTTGGCCATGAACGGGAAGGTACCGGCTTTGTAGGCCACGCCATCGGCCTTGAGTTGTTGTTCAGTACGACCAACCCAAGCGATTTCCGGCGACGTGTAGATGACCCAAGGAATCGTGTTGAAATTCACATGACCATGTTGGCCGGCGATACGTTCCGCCACGGCCACGCCCTCTTCTTCCGCCTTGTGCGCCAGCATAGGACCACGCACAACGTCACCGACGGCCCATACGCCTGGCAAATTGGTTTTGCAATCGCCATCGACGTTGATGAAACCGCGTTCATCGAGCGCCAAACCGACACCAGCGCCATTAAGGCCGTTGGTATTCGGAGTACGACCGATGGAAATAATCAGTTTGTCGAACACGGCTTTGTGCTCCACGCCCTTGTCATCGGTGTAATTGACGCTGACATCGTTGTCACCATTGACGATGGCAGCGATTTTAACGCCCAGATTGATCGTCAAGCCTTGCTTGACAAACAATTTATGCGCTTCCTTGGCGATCTGCTCATCAACCGCAGCCAAGAAGGTCGGCAAGGCTTCGAGTACCGTCACATCGGCACCGAGACGACGCCAAACGCTGCCCATTTCGAGACCGATTACACCGGCACCGATAACGCCGAGTTTTTTCGGCACGGCAGCGATATTGAGTGCGCCTTCGTTGGAGAGCACATTGACTTCATCAAACGGTGTACCTGGCAAGGCGCGGGCATTCGAGCCCGTGGCCAGAATGATGTGTTTACCAGTGATGATTTCTTCGGTTTTGCCGGCGACTTTGATTTCGTAGCCGCCATCAACGGCTTGCACGAAGGAGCCATGACCGTGGAAGAAAGTGACTTTATTCTTTTTAAACAAAAACAAAATACCATCATTGTTTTGTTTGACGATGGTGTTCTTGCGGCCTAACATTTTGGACACATCCATTGCCAAGCCTTCGAGCGCGATACCATGATCGGCAAAAGCGTGACCGGCATGGTCAAAATGTTCCGACGATTGCAACAGCGCTTTCGACGGGATGCAACCGACGTTGGTGCAAGTGCCGCCCGGTGCAGGGCCGCCCTTGTCATTACTCCAGGCATCGATACAAGCAGTCGAAAAGCCCAACTGCGCAGCGCGAATGGCGGCAATATACCCGCCAGGACCGCCGCCGATAACGACGACATCAAATTGTTTACTCATGGAATGATCCTGATTTCTGTGTTTCAGTGTTTCAGTGTTTTTGAATGGCCAATGCTGCACCAGGCCTTCACTCTTGTTCCGGAATAAAAATCCAGGCCAGCAGATAGGCCAGCACACCAGTGCCGAAGCAGAGCGCGAAAAAGACGAACAACAAGCGCCAAACCCAGGAATCGAGTTCGGTATATTGACCAAGGCCGCCGCAAATACCCCCCAACCAGCGATCGCTACGCGAGCGCCGGAAGCGGTTGAACGACTGCACGGCACCAGGTGCCGCCTCACCGTCAGAGCGCTCAGCGGCGAGCAATTTTGCCTTGGCTTGCGCATACTCGGCATCCGACAGTGCACCACTCTGATGCAAACCATGCAAACGTTCGATTTCTTCGGCCAGTTTCATGCTTGTTGTCCTTCCGCTTGCTAATTACAGATCGAGCAACAGACGCGCTGGATCTTCCAGCGCATCTTTCATCGCTACCAATGCCAACACTGCTTCGCGACCATCGATGATACGGTGATCATACGACATCGCCAGGTAATTCATCGGACGAATCACAATCTGACCGTTTTCAACCACGGCACGGTCTTTCGTCGCATGCACACCAAGAATAGCCGATTGTGGTGGGTTGATGATCGGTGTCGAGAGCATGGAACCGAAGGTACCACCATTGGAGATCGAGAAAGTACCGCCCGACAGATCGTCGAGTGTCAGCTTGCCGTCTTTGGCTTTGGTACCGAATTCGCCGATTTTCTTTTCGATTTCAGCAATCGTCATTTGATCCGCATTGCGCAAAATAGGCACGACCAAACCGCGTGGCGAACCGACTGCGATACCGATATCGAAATAACCGTGGTAGACGATGTCATTACCATCGACCGAGGCGTTGACGATAGGGTATTTTTTCAATGCAGCAACGGCAGCCTTGACGAAGAAAGACATGAAACCAAGTTTCACACCATGTTCTTTTTCAAATTTGTCTTTGTACTTATTGCGCAATTCCATGACCGGTGCCATGTTGACTTCATTGAATGTAGTCAAAATTGCATTGGTCGATTGCGATTGCACCAGACGTTCGGCGATACGGGCACGCAAACGGCTCATTGGCACACGCTCTTCCGGGCGGTCGCCGAGTTTAGCCGGTGCCGGCGCACTGACTTGTTGCAGTGCCGGTTTGCTGGCCACTGCTGCGGCCAGAGGTGCCACAACTGGTGCGGCTTTCGCTGCGACCGCGCCCAAGGCATCGCCTTTGGTAACGCGACCATCTTTACCGGAACCATCAACTTGGCCGGCCGACAAACCGTTTTCTGCCAAAATTTTAGCGGCAGCAGGCATGGCGATGCCAGCGGCTGATTTCGCGTCCGGGCTAGTCGCAGCAGCGGCAGCAACGTGCGGTGCAGCCGAAACTTCCATCGGGCTGACTTTAACTGTGCCATCGGTATCGATGATGGCGATGATTTCGCCAGCGACGACGGTACTGCCATCGCCGCGAATGATTTGGGTGATCACGCCAGCGCTCGGCGCAGGCAATTCCAGTACCACTTTATCGGTTTCGACGTCGACCAGATTTTCATCACGGGTGACGGCTTCGCCGATTTTTTTATGCCATACCAACAGCGTCGCTTCGGCGACAGATTCAGATAACTGCGGTACTTTAACTTCGATAATTGCCATTTTTTTTACTCTCCGATTCGGGTAGCCAAATGCTGCGACAAGTATTTGCCGCAGCATTGCGTCATTATTTAGTCAGGACAAAGCCTTTAAGCTTGGAAAAAGCCGTTTCCAGCAATGCTTTTTGTTGCGCATAGTGTTTGTCGTAGTAACCGACAGCAGGTGATGCGCTGGCAGGACGACCGGCGTAAGCCAATTTTTGGCCGTCTTCCATGCTTTCAAAAATATTGTGTTGGATCTGGAACCATGGGCCCTGATTTTGCGGCTCATCCTGCGCCCAGACCAATTCTGTCATGGCCGGGAATTTTTTCAATTCAGCCACGAAGCTCTTGTGCGGGAATGGATACAACTGCTCGACACGAATGATGGCGGTATCAGTCTGCGCGCGTTCTTTGCGTGCATTGACCAGATCGTAATAGACCTTGCCCGAGCAAGCGATGACACGTTTGACTTTATGCGCATCAATTTTTTCGTCGACTTCACCGATGACAGTATGGAAGCTGCCTTTCGCTAATTCCGACAAAGGCGAACCGGCATCTTTATTACGCAACAAAGATTTCGGCGTCATGATCACC
The sequence above is drawn from the Undibacterium sp. CCC3.4 genome and encodes:
- the zapE gene encoding cell division protein ZapE codes for the protein MDVQEFYQDALSQRGFQADAAQQRAVDRLQTAYLEWVHYKGKRANKLTRLITRPEVPRGVYMWGGVGRGKSFLMDSFYSVVPVVRKTRLHFHEFMRSVHRQLDELKGVADPLDEVARRIAKKYRLICFDEFHVSDVADAMLLYNLLRALFENGVSFVMTSNYQPDTLYPDGLHRDRMLPTIALLKEQLDVLNVDSGNDYRKRALEQVDAYLTPLGAATDKSLRDSFKRLADTKEEDVQVDIEGRQIRSLRRAGGVIWFDFHTLCGGPRSQNDYLEIASRFHTVILSEIPAMSAAMSSEARRFTWLIDVFYDNKVKLIMSAAVAPELLYTQGTLSNEFHRTVSRIIEMQSKEYMETDQRQLADAIA
- the lpdA gene encoding dihydrolipoyl dehydrogenase: MSKQFDVVVIGGGPGGYIAAIRAAQLGFSTACIDAWSNDKGGPAPGGTCTNVGCIPSKALLQSSEHFDHAGHAFADHGIALEGLAMDVSKMLGRKNTIVKQNNDGILFLFKKNKVTFFHGHGSFVQAVDGGYEIKVAGKTEEIITGKHIILATGSNARALPGTPFDEVNVLSNEGALNIAAVPKKLGVIGAGVIGLEMGSVWRRLGADVTVLEALPTFLAAVDEQIAKEAHKLFVKQGLTINLGVKIAAIVNGDNDVSVNYTDDKGVEHKAVFDKLIISIGRTPNTNGLNGAGVGLALDERGFINVDGDCKTNLPGVWAVGDVVRGPMLAHKAEEEGVAVAERIAGQHGHVNFNTIPWVIYTSPEIAWVGRTEQQLKADGVAYKAGTFPFMANGRARALGDTSGMVKFLADATTDEILGVHIVGPMASELIAEAVVAMEFRASSEDIARICHAHPSLSEATKEAALAVDKRSLNF
- a CDS encoding PspC domain-containing protein; its protein translation is MKLAEEIERLHGLHQSGALSDAEYAQAKAKLLAAERSDGEAAPGAVQSFNRFRRSRSDRWLGGICGGLGQYTELDSWVWRLLFVFFALCFGTGVLAYLLAWIFIPEQE
- the odhB gene encoding 2-oxoglutarate dehydrogenase complex dihydrolipoyllysine-residue succinyltransferase; its protein translation is MAIIEVKVPQLSESVAEATLLVWHKKIGEAVTRDENLVDVETDKVVLELPAPSAGVITQIIRGDGSTVVAGEIIAIIDTDGTVKVSPMEVSAAPHVAAAAATSPDAKSAAGIAMPAAAKILAENGLSAGQVDGSGKDGRVTKGDALGAVAAKAAPVVAPLAAAVASKPALQQVSAPAPAKLGDRPEERVPMSRLRARIAERLVQSQSTNAILTTFNEVNMAPVMELRNKYKDKFEKEHGVKLGFMSFFVKAAVAALKKYPIVNASVDGNDIVYHGYFDIGIAVGSPRGLVVPILRNADQMTIAEIEKKIGEFGTKAKDGKLTLDDLSGGTFSISNGGTFGSMLSTPIINPPQSAILGVHATKDRAVVENGQIVIRPMNYLAMSYDHRIIDGREAVLALVAMKDALEDPARLLLDL